A part of Solibacillus sp. FSL H8-0538 genomic DNA contains:
- a CDS encoding Ltp family lipoprotein: protein MDNLFLIVFLLSVLALVGFGVLSLISFGKKDALKGKKMLKYTGGSVLALIISFVGFGVTTDSVEKAEEDNTVAEVEAAKTEKVVVEETEEEKAAREAKEAEEKIVAEQKAKEEEEAKAKAEEKAKEESVPREYKSALKKAESYAKTMNMSKVGIYEQLVSEYGENFPKEAAQYAIDNIKFDWKENALKKAESYAETMDMSDSAIYDQLISEYGEKFTPAEAQYAIDNLK from the coding sequence ATGGATAATTTATTTCTAATTGTTTTTTTATTGAGTGTACTAGCTTTGGTTGGTTTTGGCGTCCTATCGTTAATTAGTTTTGGTAAAAAGGATGCTTTAAAGGGTAAGAAAATGTTGAAGTATACAGGTGGATCAGTACTTGCATTAATCATTTCTTTCGTGGGATTTGGTGTTACAACTGATTCTGTTGAAAAGGCAGAAGAGGATAATACTGTAGCAGAAGTAGAAGCAGCCAAAACTGAGAAAGTCGTAGTTGAAGAAACTGAGGAAGAAAAGGCTGCACGTGAAGCTAAAGAAGCCGAAGAAAAAATAGTAGCTGAACAAAAAGCAAAAGAGGAAGAAGAGGCTAAAGCTAAAGCGGAAGAAAAAGCAAAAGAAGAAAGTGTCCCAAGAGAATATAAGTCTGCATTAAAAAAAGCAGAATCATATGCGAAGACTATGAATATGTCAAAGGTAGGTATTTATGAGCAATTAGTATCGGAATATGGAGAGAATTTCCCTAAGGAAGCTGCTCAATATGCTATCGATAATATTAAATTTGATTGGAAAGAAAATGCATTAAAAAAAGCGGAGTCATATGCAGAAACTATGGATATGTCAGATTCAGCTATTTATGACCAATTAATTTCTGAATATGGGGAAAAATTCACTCCTGCAGAAGCGCAATACGCTATCGATAACTTAAAATAA
- a CDS encoding alanine/glycine:cation symporter family protein produces the protein MAVIENFVAQLNNFLYSYLMIYMLIGIGLFFTIRTKFIQFRLLPEMFRVITEKAPIGKNGKKGISSFQAFTISAASRIGTGNVAGVATAIALGGPGAIFWMWLIALIGAASSFIESTLAQVYKIRDGEVFRGGPAYYMQKGLNKRWMGIAFAIAITLCYGFVFNSVQANTIAIAFSNSFGTSRVIMGLILSVLTGLIIFGGLKRIVSITTYLVPIMAIVYIGLALVIMMMNISELPSLFLLIFKSAFGVEEAFAGMIGAAIMNGIKRGLFSNEAGMGSVPNAAATADVSHPVKQGLIQTLGVFIDTLIICTSTAMIVLLSDAYLQADAQSINLTQASLTEHLGSWAGALLAVIIFMFAFSSVIGNYYYGETNIEFIKQSKTALNIYRLLVVAFVFFGSIAKVQLVWDLADVFMAFMALINLVAILMLWKIAKKVLDNYMVQKKAGKEPVFYSDDVGDIGEVDCWERNRQN, from the coding sequence ATGGCAGTTATCGAAAACTTTGTAGCACAATTAAATAATTTCCTTTATTCATATTTAATGATTTACATGCTCATCGGGATTGGTCTATTTTTTACAATTCGTACAAAATTCATACAGTTCCGTTTATTACCAGAAATGTTTCGTGTTATAACAGAAAAAGCGCCTATCGGAAAAAACGGCAAAAAAGGAATTTCTTCATTCCAAGCATTCACGATCAGTGCTGCGTCACGTATCGGAACAGGAAACGTTGCTGGTGTTGCAACAGCTATTGCACTTGGAGGTCCTGGTGCGATCTTCTGGATGTGGCTAATTGCTCTCATCGGTGCAGCTTCTTCCTTCATAGAAAGCACACTTGCGCAAGTCTATAAAATACGGGATGGAGAAGTATTCCGTGGTGGCCCTGCGTACTATATGCAAAAAGGGCTTAATAAGCGGTGGATGGGCATTGCTTTTGCCATAGCCATTACGCTTTGTTATGGTTTTGTCTTTAACTCCGTACAAGCAAATACAATTGCAATCGCCTTTAGTAATAGCTTTGGCACTTCTCGAGTTATCATGGGCTTAATTTTATCTGTGCTTACCGGGCTCATTATTTTTGGTGGTTTAAAACGGATCGTTAGCATAACAACCTATTTAGTTCCTATCATGGCCATCGTTTATATTGGATTAGCTTTAGTTATTATGATGATGAACATTAGTGAGTTACCAAGTTTATTTTTATTAATTTTTAAATCAGCTTTTGGTGTTGAAGAAGCGTTTGCAGGGATGATTGGTGCAGCGATTATGAATGGGATTAAACGCGGACTTTTTTCAAACGAGGCCGGTATGGGTTCTGTACCAAATGCAGCCGCAACAGCAGATGTTTCTCACCCAGTAAAACAAGGTTTAATTCAAACATTAGGTGTATTTATCGATACCTTAATAATTTGTACATCAACTGCGATGATTGTTTTATTAAGTGATGCATATTTACAAGCAGATGCCCAATCAATTAACTTAACACAAGCTTCACTAACAGAACATCTTGGTAGCTGGGCTGGTGCGTTACTCGCAGTCATCATTTTCATGTTTGCGTTTAGTTCAGTTATCGGAAACTACTATTATGGTGAAACAAATATTGAATTTATTAAACAATCAAAAACAGCACTTAATATTTACCGCCTATTAGTTGTGGCATTTGTATTCTTTGGCTCTATAGCAAAAGTGCAATTAGTTTGGGATTTAGCAGATGTATTCATGGCATTTATGGCGCTTATTAACTTAGTCGCGATTTTAATGCTTTGGAAAATTGCGAAAAAAGTATTGGACAACTATATGGTTCAAAAGAAAGCTGGCAAGGAACCTGTTTTCTATTCGGATGACGTTGGTGATATCGGAGAAGTTGATTGTTGGGAACGCAACCGACAGAACTAA
- a CDS encoding enoyl-ACP reductase FabI — MDLLQLTNKNIVVMGVANERSIAWGIAKKLLEVGANVIFTYRKERSKGKIDKVLANYPDHNTAVVECDVNSDESIAKAFTEIGEKYGVIHGVVHSLAFANAEDLKNRFVETTRDGYAFAQDTSSYSLIAVSKAAKPYMTEGGSIVTMSYLGAERVLDGYNVMGVAKAALEASMRYLAADLGADNIRVNALSAGAIRTLAAKGIPSFNQILHKIEDTAPLKRNTNQEEVADMTLVMLSQLSRGVTGETIYIDCGYNIMG, encoded by the coding sequence ATGGATTTATTACAATTAACAAATAAAAATATCGTCGTGATGGGCGTAGCAAATGAACGCAGTATCGCTTGGGGCATTGCCAAAAAGTTGCTAGAAGTTGGGGCTAATGTTATTTTCACTTATCGTAAGGAACGCTCAAAAGGAAAAATTGATAAAGTGCTGGCTAATTACCCAGACCATAATACAGCAGTCGTTGAATGTGACGTTAATAGCGATGAGAGCATTGCAAAAGCGTTCACAGAAATCGGTGAAAAATACGGGGTCATTCACGGGGTTGTCCATTCTTTAGCCTTCGCCAATGCAGAAGACTTAAAAAACCGCTTTGTTGAGACGACACGTGACGGCTACGCATTTGCACAGGACACGAGCTCATACTCATTAATCGCAGTAAGTAAAGCGGCAAAACCTTATATGACTGAGGGTGGCTCGATTGTCACAATGAGTTATTTAGGTGCTGAACGCGTTCTTGATGGCTATAACGTAATGGGCGTAGCAAAAGCTGCATTAGAAGCTTCTATGCGCTACCTTGCTGCCGATTTAGGTGCAGACAATATTCGTGTCAATGCCCTTTCAGCTGGTGCAATTCGTACACTTGCTGCAAAAGGCATACCAAGCTTCAACCAAATTTTACACAAAATTGAAGACACTGCCCCACTAAAACGCAACACAAATCAAGAAGAAGTTGCAGACATGACGCTTGTGATGCTAAGTCAGCTATCACGCGGTGTTACAGGCGAAACGATTTATATCGACTGTGGCTATAATATTATGGGGTAA
- a CDS encoding ferredoxin, whose protein sequence is MPKYTIVDKDTCIACGACGAAAPDIYDYDDEGIAFVILDDNMGTTEVPDDLLEDMQDAFEGCPTDSIKVADETFDGDSLKFE, encoded by the coding sequence ATGCCAAAATATACAATCGTAGATAAAGACACTTGTATCGCTTGTGGCGCTTGTGGCGCAGCTGCACCCGATATTTATGATTATGATGATGAAGGAATTGCTTTCGTTATTTTAGATGATAACATGGGTACTACTGAAGTTCCAGATGATCTACTAGAAGATATGCAAGATGCATTCGAAGGCTGCCCAACAGATTCTATCAAAGTTGCGGACGAAACTTTCGACGGCGACTCATTAAAATTCGAATAG
- a CDS encoding helix-turn-helix domain-containing protein produces the protein MLIQQILLIIFQKFHNERTVSAAYHMLRGKRSGQTIQDVGIFKLYPFFGLLPKLSRKKFDAEVDLLLAYSYITMQENGYYQMTELGSEKASESFPYTFDGWHYRGNEHLFFARLALIVQSLSHQSAAVRAFIPIEKNESTQKWVREFLIANHYQTKTLQRTLLAEIETSLTATNVDEALKETVIFRLAGYKQAGLTWQQLAFGQKLQELDVQLRYISSLHNWLNILYEYKEHYPILNQLTQHVRIEIPLTGSAFQTAQLFKQGYDIEQISQLRRLKTSTIEDHIVELAMNDDQFLVQKFVSEDDQALVHTAIENYNTKKLKVLHEVVPHLSFFQLRLVLAKGVEA, from the coding sequence TTGCTAATTCAACAAATTCTTTTAATAATTTTCCAAAAATTTCATAATGAACGGACCGTTTCCGCTGCATATCATATGCTTAGGGGCAAACGTTCTGGTCAAACTATTCAAGACGTAGGGATTTTTAAACTATACCCATTTTTTGGCCTATTACCAAAACTTTCGCGAAAAAAATTTGATGCAGAAGTCGATTTATTATTAGCCTATAGCTATATAACGATGCAAGAAAACGGCTACTATCAAATGACGGAGCTTGGAAGTGAGAAGGCAAGTGAGTCGTTCCCATACACTTTTGATGGCTGGCATTATCGCGGTAATGAACATTTATTTTTTGCGCGGCTGGCATTGATTGTCCAAAGCTTGTCTCACCAGTCTGCCGCAGTTCGGGCCTTTATCCCAATTGAAAAAAATGAAAGTACGCAAAAGTGGGTTCGTGAATTTTTAATTGCTAATCACTATCAGACAAAAACATTGCAACGTACATTGCTTGCAGAAATTGAAACCAGTTTAACCGCAACAAATGTGGATGAAGCATTAAAAGAAACAGTAATTTTCCGCCTTGCTGGCTACAAACAAGCGGGTTTAACATGGCAGCAGCTTGCATTTGGGCAGAAACTGCAGGAGCTTGATGTGCAGCTTCGGTATATAAGTAGTTTGCATAATTGGTTAAATATACTATATGAATATAAAGAACACTATCCAATCCTAAATCAATTAACGCAGCATGTGCGAATTGAAATTCCGCTAACCGGCTCTGCCTTTCAAACTGCGCAACTATTTAAACAAGGATATGACATTGAGCAAATTAGCCAACTGCGCCGACTAAAAACGAGTACGATTGAGGATCATATTGTAGAGCTTGCGATGAATGATGATCAGTTTTTAGTACAGAAATTTGTGAGCGAGGATGACCAAGCACTCGTGCATACGGCGATCGAAAATTATAATACTAAGAAATTAAAAGTGTTACATGAAGTCGTACCGCATTTAAGCTTTTTCCAGCTACGACTCGTGTTAGCGAAAGGGGTCGAAGCATAG
- a CDS encoding RecQ family ATP-dependent DNA helicase — MELEQLLQKHFGYTTFRPGQKEVIEQLMAGKDVVALLPTGMGKSLCYQLPGYIFNKPVLIVSPLLSLMQDQVDQMKQFGEKRVVALNSFLTPEQKRYALHFLHEYRFIFTSPEMLLQPQVKERLAQIDLSLIVADEAHCISQWGFDFRPDYLRIGETIDASNRPPLLALSATATTTVLKDIEQYLKMSEPYQFIHDVDRPNIHLAKKFFQHKEDKLDWMIEHVKKTEGPGIIYTQSRAKTENISLMLLEQGIAAAAYHAGKDAQDRQFIQQQFIAGDLDWIIATNAFGMGVHKNNIRQVIHESMPATVANYMQEIGRAGRDGKDSLVFLLYADGDEQFAKFIVTDDLPKAAHAHSYADMRARRENPVNMINAGEISETAFRVLHYWMQQETLEEVKSRLLSMEIKKYEAVKAMMKIIETEGCMRALLVEHFGQILAYTPDNCCSGCGMDYDRLLRTRQQVQAPVTTISWQTRLRQLLIQDV; from the coding sequence GTGGAGCTTGAACAACTATTGCAAAAACATTTTGGTTACACAACGTTTCGCCCGGGACAAAAGGAAGTCATTGAACAATTAATGGCGGGTAAAGATGTTGTCGCCTTACTACCAACCGGGATGGGCAAATCGCTGTGCTATCAGCTACCTGGTTACATTTTTAATAAACCCGTTCTTATTGTTTCACCGTTACTATCTCTTATGCAGGATCAAGTTGACCAAATGAAGCAATTTGGTGAGAAGCGAGTTGTGGCATTAAATTCCTTTTTAACACCCGAGCAAAAGCGCTATGCACTCCACTTTTTACATGAGTACCGCTTTATTTTTACATCACCTGAAATGCTCCTACAACCACAAGTAAAGGAGCGTCTGGCACAAATTGATCTGTCACTTATTGTAGCAGATGAGGCACATTGCATTTCGCAATGGGGCTTTGATTTTAGGCCGGATTATTTACGCATTGGTGAGACAATAGATGCATCAAATCGACCGCCTCTACTTGCGCTTTCAGCAACGGCGACAACGACGGTTTTAAAAGATATAGAACAGTATTTAAAAATGAGCGAACCGTATCAGTTTATTCATGATGTGGACCGTCCGAATATTCATTTAGCAAAAAAGTTTTTTCAACATAAAGAAGACAAGCTAGACTGGATGATTGAACATGTCAAAAAGACTGAGGGGCCAGGTATTATTTACACGCAGTCTCGCGCAAAAACCGAGAATATAAGTTTAATGTTGTTAGAGCAAGGAATTGCGGCTGCAGCTTATCATGCGGGGAAAGATGCACAGGACCGACAATTTATTCAACAACAGTTTATTGCGGGGGATTTGGACTGGATCATTGCGACGAATGCATTTGGTATGGGCGTGCATAAAAATAATATTCGTCAAGTTATTCATGAATCGATGCCGGCCACCGTAGCGAACTATATGCAGGAAATTGGACGAGCGGGTCGTGATGGCAAGGATTCACTTGTCTTTCTGTTATATGCAGATGGGGATGAGCAGTTTGCAAAGTTTATTGTGACGGATGATTTACCGAAGGCAGCGCATGCACACAGCTATGCAGATATGCGTGCAAGAAGGGAAAATCCGGTGAATATGATAAATGCGGGCGAAATATCTGAAACGGCCTTTCGTGTTCTTCATTATTGGATGCAACAAGAAACATTAGAAGAAGTAAAATCACGCTTACTGTCAATGGAAATCAAAAAATATGAGGCGGTAAAAGCAATGATGAAAATAATCGAAACAGAAGGCTGTATGCGAGCACTTTTAGTTGAGCATTTTGGTCAAATACTAGCATATACTCCTGACAACTGCTGTTCCGGCTGTGGCATGGACTATGATCGGCTCCTTCGAACAAGACAACAAGTACAAGCACCAGTAACAACGATTTCCTGGCAGACGCGCTTACGACAATTGTTAATTCAAGACGTCTGA
- a CDS encoding LysM peptidoglycan-binding domain-containing protein, which produces MTKKDYREKVEEHRQEIELKNEPTSRMSRSNRHKNKKTKKQRNPLMSILTVVFIFIPLTILGYVWFFYDPAEEEVVKKDDDNFVVQLEKNEPAESSGAVIDESQEKDPEQKDEADADANEQAVKEEAAAEEAQKLAAQKAKEEEAKKKAEEAQANEQQKTHTVQSTDNLYRIALKYYNDGSGSVIDKIKRANNLSSDSISAGQVLIIP; this is translated from the coding sequence ATGACTAAAAAAGATTACCGCGAAAAGGTTGAGGAGCATCGTCAAGAAATTGAGTTAAAAAACGAGCCAACATCTAGAATGTCACGATCAAATCGTCATAAAAACAAGAAAACGAAAAAACAACGAAACCCGTTAATGTCAATTTTGACAGTGGTGTTTATATTTATTCCGTTAACAATTTTAGGATATGTATGGTTTTTCTATGATCCTGCAGAGGAAGAAGTAGTAAAAAAAGATGATGATAATTTTGTCGTACAGTTGGAAAAAAATGAACCAGCTGAGTCGAGTGGCGCTGTAATCGATGAATCGCAAGAAAAAGATCCTGAGCAGAAAGATGAAGCGGATGCAGATGCTAACGAACAGGCAGTAAAGGAAGAAGCGGCAGCTGAAGAGGCACAAAAACTCGCTGCGCAAAAAGCAAAAGAGGAAGAAGCGAAGAAAAAAGCCGAAGAAGCTCAGGCTAATGAACAACAAAAAACACATACGGTCCAATCTACTGATAATTTATATCGTATCGCACTAAAATATTATAATGATGGTAGTGGAAGTGTAATAGATAAAATTAAACGCGCAAATAATTTATCATCAGATAGCATTTCAGCTGGACAGGTGTTAATTATCCCGTAA
- a CDS encoding metallophosphoesterase, producing the protein MIVIYCLFTIGIAFVLIMMKQANENHIHHHQLNIQGEEETIRLFFISDTHVRAINEAMIQSVKGTVQAVIIGGDFADKRTPRPRIEQNIKRLKQLGPVYFVWGNNDREVGEDWLCDLFLQYNVTVVENDALLLPNVRNPIWLSAIDDTSANYDIEKAIEQCKDGKTIFISHNPQIFYKVVEQFKPILMMGGHLHGGQIRFGKFALHPQGSFTVRQGVHTLISNGYGTTLVPFRLGAKPECHVIDIVVSMNKRTN; encoded by the coding sequence ATGATCGTTATTTATTGTTTATTTACGATCGGTATTGCATTTGTGCTCATCATGATGAAACAAGCAAATGAAAATCATATTCATCATCATCAATTAAATATCCAAGGTGAAGAGGAAACAATCCGGCTTTTTTTTATTTCAGATACACATGTACGTGCCATTAATGAAGCAATGATTCAGTCTGTTAAGGGGACAGTTCAAGCGGTCATAATTGGAGGAGATTTTGCAGATAAACGTACTCCTAGGCCGCGCATTGAACAAAATATAAAACGACTAAAGCAACTTGGACCAGTTTACTTTGTATGGGGCAATAATGATCGCGAGGTTGGGGAAGACTGGCTATGTGATTTATTTTTGCAGTATAATGTAACCGTTGTTGAAAATGATGCGCTTTTACTACCAAATGTGAGAAATCCGATTTGGCTCAGTGCCATAGATGATACGTCAGCAAATTACGATATTGAAAAAGCAATTGAACAATGTAAAGATGGAAAAACCATTTTTATTTCTCATAATCCACAAATTTTTTATAAAGTGGTGGAGCAGTTTAAGCCGATTTTAATGATGGGTGGACATTTACATGGTGGCCAAATTCGCTTTGGTAAATTTGCTTTACATCCGCAAGGCTCTTTTACTGTACGACAGGGAGTGCATACACTTATTAGTAATGGTTACGGTACAACGCTCGTGCCATTTCGGTTAGGCGCAAAGCCAGAATGTCACGTAATTGACATAGTCGTTTCGATGAATAAACGGACAAATTAA
- a CDS encoding YpdA family putative bacillithiol disulfide reductase, translated as MQTVDAVIVGGGPCGLSAAIELQNIGLTPVVIEKGNIVNAIYNYPTHQTFFSTSEKLAIGNVPFIIEERKPRRNQALVYYREVVKAKNVQVNRFERVERVEKAGDMFTVTTDKQTYKTPYVIIATGYYDHPNYMGIPGEDLPKVHHYFKEAHEFFDTDVIVIGGKNSAVDAALELHKAGARVTVVYRGDDYSPSIKPWVLPEFAGLVRDGEITMHFNSRVNEIRADEVDLELEGEQQILKNDTVFAMTGYHPDHGFLRAMGVVMDEKTGRPDYDPETMETNVDNLFIAGVLAAGNNANEIFIENGRFHGGQIAHYIASKRL; from the coding sequence ATGCAAACAGTCGATGCAGTCATCGTAGGTGGGGGTCCTTGTGGTTTATCGGCGGCCATTGAGCTTCAGAATATCGGATTAACGCCTGTTGTCATTGAAAAGGGGAATATTGTAAACGCAATTTACAATTACCCAACACATCAAACATTTTTTAGTACAAGTGAAAAATTAGCAATTGGTAATGTGCCATTTATTATTGAGGAACGTAAACCGCGACGTAATCAAGCACTTGTTTATTATCGGGAAGTAGTGAAGGCGAAAAATGTTCAAGTGAACCGTTTTGAAAGAGTTGAGCGCGTAGAAAAGGCGGGCGATATGTTTACTGTAACAACGGATAAACAAACTTATAAAACACCGTATGTCATTATTGCAACGGGTTATTACGATCACCCAAATTATATGGGCATTCCAGGTGAGGACTTGCCGAAAGTTCATCATTATTTCAAGGAAGCGCATGAATTTTTCGATACAGATGTCATCGTAATTGGCGGTAAAAACTCGGCGGTGGATGCTGCGCTAGAGTTACATAAGGCTGGTGCGCGTGTAACGGTTGTGTACCGCGGGGATGATTATTCACCAAGTATAAAGCCTTGGGTATTACCTGAATTTGCAGGTCTTGTGCGTGACGGTGAAATCACAATGCATTTTAATAGCAGGGTAAATGAAATTCGAGCTGATGAAGTCGATCTCGAACTTGAAGGCGAGCAGCAAATACTGAAAAATGATACGGTGTTTGCAATGACGGGCTATCATCCAGACCACGGATTTCTTCGAGCGATGGGCGTTGTGATGGATGAGAAGACAGGCCGCCCTGACTATGATCCAGAAACGATGGAAACAAATGTGGACAATTTATTTATTGCCGGAGTACTGGCAGCAGGAAATAATGCCAATGAGATTTTTATTGAAAATGGTCGCTTCCATGGTGGGCAAATTGCGCACTATATTGCAAGTAAACGATTATAA
- a CDS encoding asparaginase: MKKNILLLHTGGTISMNMNNETGAVIPNKNNPLIGANPVLAKYANIIEVEAFNLPSPHVTPKEMLTLRNLIVDYTKKFSIDGVVITHGTDTLEETAYFLDLTTRYKFPIVLTGAMRSSNELGADGVYNLVKAVRVASDDQAREKGVLVVMNDEVHLACNITKTSTSSVNTFQSPQYGPIGLITTKKVHIHHMPLRRQFVEVANIEKRVSLLKVYAGMDGDLINAILGMNYDGVVLEGLGQGNVPPAVAVSIDKLLEENIPVILVSRCFNGIAEGVYDYEGGGKSLEDKGVIFATGINGQKARLKLLIGLNQVQSPVDLKEFFAK, from the coding sequence ATGAAAAAAAACATTTTATTACTCCACACAGGTGGAACAATTTCAATGAATATGAATAATGAAACAGGTGCAGTTATACCAAATAAAAACAATCCACTGATAGGTGCAAATCCTGTCCTTGCAAAGTACGCCAACATCATAGAGGTCGAGGCTTTTAATCTCCCTTCGCCACATGTTACACCGAAAGAAATGCTCACACTGCGCAATTTGATCGTAGACTATACGAAAAAATTTTCTATTGACGGGGTGGTCATTACGCACGGTACCGATACGTTAGAAGAAACGGCTTATTTTTTAGATTTAACAACGCGCTATAAATTCCCGATTGTTTTAACAGGAGCGATGCGTTCATCAAATGAACTTGGTGCGGACGGCGTTTATAACTTAGTCAAAGCTGTGCGGGTTGCTAGCGATGACCAAGCACGTGAAAAAGGTGTCCTCGTTGTTATGAATGATGAGGTACATCTTGCATGTAATATTACGAAAACTTCAACTTCTAGCGTCAATACCTTTCAAAGTCCACAGTATGGTCCGATTGGCTTAATTACGACAAAAAAGGTGCACATTCATCATATGCCTTTGCGTCGCCAATTTGTAGAAGTTGCCAACATTGAAAAACGGGTGTCTCTCCTAAAAGTTTACGCAGGAATGGACGGAGATTTAATTAACGCAATCCTCGGTATGAATTATGACGGAGTTGTATTAGAAGGTCTTGGTCAAGGAAATGTACCACCTGCAGTTGCAGTGAGCATTGACAAGTTGCTCGAAGAAAACATTCCCGTCATCCTCGTATCTCGCTGCTTTAACGGCATTGCAGAAGGTGTTTACGACTATGAAGGCGGCGGTAAAAGCCTCGAAGACAAAGGTGTTATTTTTGCAACAGGCATAAATGGTCAAAAGGCAAGGTTAAAGCTATTAATCGGGTTGAATCAAGTGCAGTCCCCTGTAGATCTAAAAGAATTTTTCGCCAAATAA
- the prsW gene encoding glutamic-type intramembrane protease PrsW, with protein sequence MFIILSAAIAPGLALLSYFYLRNQMSTEPRRTLLHSFIYGGLITFPILFIQYVLQAEGTFSSPFVSNVVFTSAMEEFFKWFVIFITILRHVEFDDPYDGILYGAAVSLGFATVENVIYLLSFGLDTAFMRALLPVSSHALFGVVMGYYFGKSKFSMNDKQTEYLLVALTGPIILHFSYNAILTLEGNFVYLMLPFMLFLWWFALRKVKLAHQHLVEHLSRINGH encoded by the coding sequence ATGTTCATAATATTATCAGCAGCCATTGCGCCGGGATTAGCGCTTTTAAGCTATTTTTATTTGCGTAATCAAATGTCTACCGAACCGCGTAGAACATTGCTCCACTCATTTATTTATGGGGGGCTAATAACGTTCCCAATTTTATTTATTCAATATGTATTGCAGGCAGAGGGCACCTTTTCAAGTCCATTCGTCTCCAATGTTGTATTTACGAGTGCGATGGAGGAATTTTTTAAATGGTTCGTTATTTTTATAACGATTTTACGTCATGTTGAATTTGATGATCCTTATGACGGCATTCTTTACGGAGCGGCTGTGTCACTTGGATTTGCTACTGTTGAAAATGTCATTTATTTATTGTCATTTGGATTGGACACAGCATTTATGCGCGCGTTGTTACCGGTATCCAGTCATGCACTTTTTGGTGTTGTGATGGGTTATTACTTTGGTAAAAGTAAGTTTTCAATGAATGACAAACAAACGGAATACTTGTTGGTAGCATTAACAGGGCCAATTATTCTGCATTTTAGCTATAATGCAATTTTGACACTTGAAGGGAATTTCGTCTACTTAATGCTTCCGTTCATGTTATTTCTTTGGTGGTTTGCGCTGCGTAAGGTGAAGCTCGCTCATCAGCATTTAGTTGAGCATTTATCCCGAATAAATGGTCATTAA
- the sleB gene encoding spore cortex-lytic enzyme — MYKSVSSFHPKKKEWKTLKRIIYLVLIFSLSLSLQATAFTGQIIQRGAFGDDVYELQARLQYLSYYHGKIDGKFGYGTYWALRNFQEQYGLPIDGIAGKNTKNKLVNNSDYDEAFVKNQIKQGNRFTYYGGTPLEQQVQKGAGSSSSSDIQLPAKYSERDLQILANAVYGEARGEPYEGQVAVAAVILNRLESSEFPDSISGIIFQPGAFTAVADGQIWLTPNARAKEAVLDALNGWDPSENALYYFNPETATSKWIWTRPQIKQIGEHIFCL; from the coding sequence ATGTATAAATCAGTATCTTCCTTCCATCCTAAGAAAAAGGAGTGGAAGACATTGAAACGAATAATTTATCTTGTTCTCATATTTAGTCTAAGCCTATCGCTCCAAGCGACAGCTTTTACGGGACAAATAATCCAGCGCGGCGCCTTTGGGGATGACGTGTATGAGCTACAAGCTAGGCTACAATATTTGAGTTATTATCACGGGAAAATTGACGGTAAATTTGGCTATGGTACTTACTGGGCGTTACGTAATTTTCAGGAGCAGTATGGACTGCCAATCGATGGTATTGCAGGTAAGAACACTAAAAATAAGCTTGTGAACAACTCGGATTACGACGAGGCTTTTGTGAAGAATCAAATTAAGCAAGGCAACCGCTTTACTTATTACGGCGGGACACCGTTAGAGCAACAAGTACAAAAGGGTGCGGGTAGTTCCTCAAGTTCAGACATCCAGTTACCAGCAAAGTATTCTGAACGAGATTTGCAAATACTCGCGAATGCTGTTTACGGTGAGGCACGTGGTGAACCGTACGAAGGGCAAGTAGCGGTGGCCGCTGTAATTTTAAATCGTTTGGAATCTTCAGAGTTCCCGGATTCTATTTCAGGTATTATTTTTCAGCCAGGTGCGTTTACCGCAGTTGCTGATGGGCAAATTTGGCTGACACCGAATGCACGAGCAAAAGAAGCAGTACTTGATGCGCTAAATGGTTGGGACCCATCTGAAAATGCCTTGTACTATTTCAATCCTGAAACGGCGACAAGTAAATGGATTTGGACACGACCACAAATTAAACAGATAGGCGAGCATATTTTCTGCTTATAA